The proteins below are encoded in one region of Bosea sp. BIWAKO-01:
- a CDS encoding Crp/Fnr family transcriptional regulator has product MHRIQSAVASNHAGVARERVWCLTCPLRQNPALHGVSDADATTLEEFKQGQRFAEAGSVILERGARPGLFTLFSGWAAEYRALGSGERQLVAILLPGDLIGLDTVMVGPSESTIIALTPAMLCSFAPARVDEMFRHESFMRSITRAAVAGRRRLVDSLTALGAGRTSRALAHFVVTLHDRLQIRGLMHDGGFKTPLGKRHLAEACGVTGVHLHRVMQFLQAERVMSFASGQFSIYDMERLRRMAGLSVNGAEAETVL; this is encoded by the coding sequence ATGCATCGCATCCAGTCGGCCGTGGCGTCGAACCATGCGGGCGTTGCGCGGGAACGCGTGTGGTGCCTGACATGCCCGTTGCGGCAGAACCCCGCGCTCCATGGCGTGTCGGATGCGGATGCTACGACCCTGGAAGAGTTCAAGCAGGGGCAAAGGTTTGCCGAAGCCGGTAGCGTGATCCTGGAACGAGGCGCGCGGCCCGGGTTGTTCACGCTGTTCTCCGGCTGGGCTGCAGAGTACCGGGCTCTGGGATCCGGCGAGCGTCAGCTCGTCGCCATCCTCCTCCCCGGGGATCTGATCGGTCTCGATACGGTGATGGTGGGCCCGTCAGAGAGCACCATCATTGCCCTTACCCCCGCCATGCTGTGCAGTTTCGCGCCGGCGAGAGTCGACGAGATGTTCCGGCACGAGAGCTTCATGCGGAGCATCACGCGTGCGGCGGTTGCCGGGCGCCGCCGCCTTGTGGATTCGCTGACCGCGCTCGGTGCGGGGCGGACGTCTCGTGCGCTCGCCCATTTCGTCGTGACGTTACACGATCGCCTGCAGATCCGGGGGCTGATGCATGACGGGGGGTTCAAGACGCCGCTCGGGAAACGCCATCTGGCGGAGGCTTGCGGAGTCACCGGGGTTCACCTGCATCGCGTCATGCAATTCCTGCAGGCTGAGCGGGTGATGTCCTTCGCGTCCGGCCAGTTCAGCATTTACGACATGGAGCGCCTGCGCCGTATGGCTGGTCTCTCCGTCAATGGTGCAGAGGCAGAGACAGTCCTCTGA
- a CDS encoding response regulator transcription factor: MFENIHESLPLMADRRPSLTRSGAEEISRLREQPAAIIIIEARQLIRDCLASSLLSQSRDYEVETFSSLTEWRRERSSPPRPGTVVLRYVSGPRCRKEIEREIEDLAVDGDVSLVLLSDTEDVDEMLEAIATGAKGYIPTTLSLDVARGAMSLVRSGGVFIPSGSLLSRRAGKPGDPVGPRQMFTPRQAAVLEAVQHGKANKVIAYELDLKESTVKVHVRNVMRKLGAHNRTELAVLSFNLPGSGR, from the coding sequence ATGTTCGAAAATATACATGAGAGTCTGCCGCTCATGGCCGATCGGCGGCCATCCCTGACTCGCTCGGGAGCCGAAGAGATTTCGCGTCTCCGAGAGCAGCCTGCCGCGATCATCATCATCGAAGCCAGGCAATTGATCCGTGATTGCCTGGCTTCATCCCTGCTCTCTCAAAGTCGTGATTACGAAGTCGAGACGTTTTCGTCGCTGACGGAATGGCGTCGCGAGCGGTCGAGCCCGCCGCGACCGGGAACGGTCGTTCTGCGCTATGTGAGCGGTCCGCGCTGCCGCAAGGAGATCGAACGGGAGATCGAGGATCTTGCCGTGGATGGCGATGTCTCGCTGGTCCTGCTTTCGGATACCGAGGACGTCGACGAGATGCTGGAGGCCATCGCGACCGGCGCGAAAGGCTATATCCCGACAACGCTTAGCCTCGACGTGGCACGCGGCGCGATGAGCCTGGTGCGTTCGGGCGGAGTGTTCATTCCGTCGGGGAGTCTGTTGTCGCGTCGCGCCGGCAAGCCGGGAGACCCGGTCGGGCCACGGCAAATGTTCACGCCCAGGCAGGCGGCGGTGCTTGAGGCCGTGCAGCATGGAAAGGCGAACAAGGTGATCGCCTATGAGCTCGACCTGAAGGAAAGCACCGTCAAGGTCCATGTCCGCAACGTCATGCGCAAGCTTGGTGCGCATAACAGGACAGAGCTCGCCGTCCTGAGCTTCAACTTGCCGGGCTCGGGTCGGTAG
- a CDS encoding SelT/SelW/SelH family protein — MSDTVRPRIAITYCTQCNWLLRSAWMAQELLSTFGPDLGEVALLPGTGGTFQIHYDDVLIWDRKNDGGFPDVKALKQRVRDRLDPGRDLGHLDQSHG; from the coding sequence ATGTCGGACACCGTGCGCCCCCGCATTGCCATCACCTACTGCACGCAATGCAACTGGCTGCTGCGCTCGGCCTGGATGGCCCAGGAACTGCTCTCGACCTTCGGCCCCGATCTTGGCGAAGTCGCGCTCCTGCCCGGTACAGGCGGGACCTTCCAGATCCATTATGACGACGTGCTGATCTGGGACCGCAAGAATGATGGCGGCTTCCCCGACGTGAAGGCGCTGAAGCAGCGCGTGCGGGATCGCCTCGACCCAGGCCGCGACCTCGGCCATCTCGACCAGAGCCACGGCTGA
- a CDS encoding cytochrome c family protein codes for MKAIACATILIATAIFGNSAQAQDVAAGERSWNKCRACHQLGESAKNTVGPILNGLFGRHSGSVEGYSYSNANKNSGITWDEAVFAEYIKDPRAKIPGTKMVFAGIKNEQEIKDLTAFLKQYDKDGKKM; via the coding sequence ATGAAAGCGATTGCCTGCGCCACGATCCTGATCGCTACCGCGATCTTCGGGAATTCAGCCCAAGCCCAGGACGTCGCCGCCGGCGAGCGCTCCTGGAACAAGTGTCGCGCCTGCCACCAGCTTGGCGAAAGCGCCAAGAATACGGTGGGGCCCATCCTGAACGGTCTCTTCGGCCGGCATTCCGGTTCCGTCGAGGGCTACAGCTACTCCAACGCCAACAAGAACTCTGGCATCACCTGGGACGAGGCCGTCTTTGCCGAGTACATCAAGGATCCGCGGGCCAAGATCCCCGGCACCAAGATGGTCTTCGCCGGCATCAAGAACGAACAGGAGATCAAGGATCTCACCGCCTTCCTCAAGCAGTACGACAAGGACGGCAAGAAGATGTGA
- a CDS encoding NAD(P)/FAD-dependent oxidoreductase translates to MLIDRRSLVLSGLALSGATTLGAPAVLGQAKPRVVVVGGGAGGATAARYIAKDSNGAIAVTLVEENERYQTCFHSNLFIGGFKSYDELVHGYDALTKNNGITLARARATAIDRDKKEVVLSTGERLPYDRLVLSPGIDLKYDSVPGWSKEAEEAMPHGWKPGRQTQLIKERLDAVPDGGLIVMITPPNPYRCPPGPYERASMFAHVLMQTGRKQAKIVILDPKESFSKQGVFQPDWEKRYGTMIEWLGPKVHDGIKSVDPKTNTVVTGFETYKNCAFVNVIPAQMAGAIAREAGLAPAGGYCAIDPATMKSAADPAIFVLGDACIAGDMPKSAFSANSQAKVAAMVIRGELSGSRTFPPRYVNTCWSLVDTDDAIKVGGRYEPKDGKIAAVETFVSQPGESDELRKQTQAENIGWYAGITADMFT, encoded by the coding sequence ATGCTGATCGATCGCCGTTCACTGGTACTGTCCGGGTTGGCCCTCTCCGGAGCGACAACCCTTGGCGCCCCCGCGGTGCTCGGCCAGGCGAAGCCGCGCGTCGTCGTGGTCGGTGGCGGTGCGGGGGGTGCGACTGCCGCCCGCTACATCGCCAAGGACAGCAATGGCGCCATTGCGGTGACGCTGGTCGAGGAGAACGAGCGCTACCAGACCTGCTTTCACTCCAACCTCTTTATCGGCGGGTTCAAGAGCTATGACGAGCTCGTCCATGGCTACGACGCGCTGACGAAGAACAACGGCATCACGCTGGCCCGCGCCCGCGCCACCGCGATCGACCGCGACAAGAAGGAGGTCGTGCTCTCCACCGGCGAGCGCCTGCCTTATGATCGGCTCGTTCTCTCTCCCGGCATCGACCTCAAATATGATTCCGTCCCAGGCTGGTCCAAGGAGGCCGAAGAGGCGATGCCGCATGGCTGGAAGCCCGGACGCCAGACCCAGCTGATCAAGGAGCGGCTCGACGCAGTGCCGGATGGCGGCCTGATCGTGATGATCACTCCGCCCAATCCCTATCGCTGCCCGCCAGGTCCCTATGAGCGTGCCTCGATGTTCGCCCATGTCCTGATGCAGACCGGGCGCAAGCAGGCGAAGATTGTCATCCTCGATCCGAAGGAGAGCTTTTCCAAGCAGGGCGTCTTTCAGCCCGACTGGGAGAAACGCTACGGCACGATGATCGAGTGGCTCGGCCCCAAGGTGCATGACGGCATCAAGTCGGTCGACCCCAAGACCAACACCGTGGTGACCGGCTTCGAAACCTACAAGAACTGCGCCTTCGTCAACGTCATCCCGGCCCAGATGGCGGGCGCGATCGCGCGCGAGGCCGGGCTTGCGCCTGCCGGCGGCTATTGCGCCATCGATCCCGCCACGATGAAGTCGGCAGCCGATCCCGCCATCTTCGTCCTCGGCGATGCCTGCATTGCTGGCGACATGCCGAAATCCGCCTTCTCGGCCAACAGCCAGGCCAAGGTCGCGGCCATGGTCATCCGCGGCGAATTGTCCGGGTCTCGCACCTTCCCGCCGCGCTACGTCAACACCTGCTGGAGCCTCGTCGACACCGACGACGCCATCAAGGTTGGCGGTCGATATGAGCCGAAAGACGGCAAAATCGCCGCTGTCGAGACCTTTGTCTCGCAGCCCGGCGAGAGCGACGAGTTGCGCAAACAGACCCAGGCCGAGAACATCGGCTGGTATGCCGGCATCACCGCCGACATGTTCACGTGA
- a CDS encoding DsrE family protein, producing MSHSSADATRRSMLLAAASGLAAAATPARAAPRDLKLTDLQKEADVACVYHCDFGDPQRFVQMLTNIANHYSAYGADPFALQLVVVAHGQGVKFFLNDLTDTSWRDEAMVPKIFERIEDVAKNGLKIHLCEITFDRLKLDKAKARDAAFISFVPSGVAAVAALQAKGFGYMKVG from the coding sequence ATGTCACATTCATCAGCGGACGCCACGCGTCGCAGCATGCTTCTCGCAGCGGCCTCCGGTCTTGCCGCGGCAGCCACACCAGCACGGGCTGCGCCGCGCGACCTCAAGCTCACCGACCTCCAGAAGGAAGCCGATGTCGCCTGTGTCTATCATTGTGATTTCGGCGATCCGCAGCGCTTCGTTCAGATGCTGACCAACATCGCAAACCATTACTCTGCCTATGGCGCCGATCCGTTCGCCCTGCAGTTGGTCGTCGTCGCGCATGGACAGGGCGTGAAGTTCTTCCTGAACGACCTCACCGACACCAGCTGGCGCGACGAGGCCATGGTGCCCAAGATTTTCGAACGGATCGAGGATGTTGCGAAGAACGGCCTCAAGATTCATCTCTGCGAGATCACCTTCGATCGGCTGAAGCTCGACAAGGCCAAGGCTCGCGATGCCGCGTTCATCAGCTTCGTGCCGTCGGGAGTGGCAGCCGTGGCTGCGCTGCAGGCCAAGGGCTTTGGCTACATGAAGGTCGGATAG
- a CDS encoding c-type cytochrome, whose translation MSRSPKLALLAGFAALAVVAAGPLIAQPQKQAQPKPVPHAAGQPAHAKLNLGRLALPEEIKAWDIDVRPDGMGLPPGKGTVKQGDELFQTQCASCHGEFGQGNGRWPVLAGGQGSLTSDRPEKTIGSFWPDLSTVYDYIRRAMPYGNAQSLSPDEIYALTAYLLYLNDIVKDEEFELSDKNFTSVKLPNAAAFYDDDRETTEKAFWGKEPCMKDCKAEVKITGRAAVLDVTPDSKTAPKVD comes from the coding sequence ATGTCGAGATCGCCTAAGCTCGCCCTGCTTGCGGGTTTCGCGGCGCTCGCCGTCGTCGCAGCCGGCCCATTGATCGCGCAGCCTCAGAAGCAGGCCCAGCCCAAGCCGGTCCCGCACGCGGCCGGTCAGCCGGCGCATGCGAAACTCAATCTCGGCCGCCTGGCGTTGCCGGAAGAGATCAAGGCCTGGGACATCGACGTGCGGCCCGACGGCATGGGCCTGCCGCCCGGCAAGGGCACGGTGAAGCAGGGCGACGAGCTCTTCCAGACGCAATGTGCGAGCTGCCATGGCGAGTTCGGACAGGGCAATGGCCGCTGGCCCGTGCTGGCAGGCGGCCAGGGCAGCCTGACCTCGGACCGTCCGGAGAAGACGATCGGCTCGTTCTGGCCGGATCTCTCCACCGTCTACGACTACATCCGCCGCGCCATGCCCTATGGCAATGCGCAATCGCTCTCACCGGACGAGATCTATGCCCTGACAGCCTATCTGCTCTACCTCAACGACATCGTGAAGGACGAGGAGTTCGAGCTGTCTGATAAGAACTTCACCAGCGTCAAACTGCCGAACGCAGCGGCTTTCTATGACGATGACCGCGAAACCACCGAGAAGGCGTTCTGGGGCAAGGAGCCCTGCATGAAGGACTGCAAGGCCGAGGTGAAGATCACCGGGCGAGCCGCCGTGCTCGATGTGACGCCCGATTCCAAGACTGCCCCCAAGGTGGATTGA
- the soxC gene encoding sulfite dehydrogenase: protein MTSPRNRESLSRRRFLGAAGMAGAGLAASATGARAGAPDPLITEVQDWNRYLGEGVDKRPYGMPSRHEKHVMRRDVSWLTASPESSVNFTPLHELDGIITPSGLCFERHHGGIADIEPANHRLMIHGLVEKPLVFTMEDIRRMPRQNRVYFLECAANSGMEWRGAQLNGCQFTHGMVHNVMYTGVPLKALLEEAGVKPTAKWLMLEGADSSGMNRSLPLEKALGDVLIAFAMNGEALRPEQGYPLRAVIPGWEGNLWVKWLRRIEVGDKPWMAREETSKYTDLLADGRSRRFTFIMDAKSVVTNPSPQAPLKHKGRNVLSGLAWSGRGTIKRVDVTLDGGKNWQSARIDGPVLDKSLTRFYVDFDWAGQELLIQSRAMDSTGYVQPTKDELRKVRGVNSIYHNNGIQTWLVRANGETENVEIA, encoded by the coding sequence ATGACCTCCCCCCGCAACCGCGAAAGCCTGAGCAGGCGCCGCTTCCTCGGCGCGGCCGGAATGGCTGGCGCGGGGCTGGCCGCCTCGGCTACCGGCGCCCGCGCCGGGGCTCCCGACCCGCTGATCACCGAAGTCCAGGACTGGAACCGCTATCTCGGCGAAGGCGTCGACAAGCGGCCCTACGGAATGCCCTCGCGCCACGAGAAACATGTCATGCGCCGGGACGTCTCCTGGCTGACGGCATCCCCGGAATCCTCGGTCAACTTCACGCCACTCCATGAACTCGACGGCATCATCACGCCGTCCGGCCTCTGCTTCGAGCGCCATCACGGCGGCATCGCCGACATCGAGCCGGCCAATCACCGCCTGATGATCCACGGCCTGGTCGAAAAGCCGCTGGTGTTCACCATGGAAGACATCCGGCGCATGCCGCGGCAGAACCGCGTCTATTTCCTCGAATGCGCCGCCAATTCCGGCATGGAATGGCGCGGCGCGCAGCTCAATGGCTGCCAGTTCACCCACGGCATGGTCCATAACGTCATGTATACGGGCGTGCCGCTGAAGGCCCTGCTCGAAGAAGCGGGTGTGAAGCCGACCGCCAAATGGCTGATGCTGGAAGGTGCTGATTCCTCCGGCATGAACCGGTCGCTACCGCTCGAGAAGGCGCTGGGTGACGTGCTCATCGCCTTCGCCATGAATGGCGAGGCGCTGCGGCCCGAGCAGGGCTATCCGCTGCGTGCCGTCATCCCCGGCTGGGAAGGCAATCTCTGGGTCAAGTGGCTGCGCCGCATCGAAGTCGGCGACAAACCCTGGATGGCGCGCGAGGAAACCTCGAAATACACCGACCTGCTGGCGGATGGCCGCTCGCGCCGCTTCACCTTCATCATGGACGCCAAATCCGTGGTGACCAATCCCTCGCCGCAGGCGCCGCTGAAGCATAAGGGGCGCAATGTGCTTTCGGGGCTTGCCTGGTCTGGACGCGGCACGATCAAACGCGTCGACGTCACGCTCGACGGCGGCAAGAATTGGCAGAGCGCCCGCATCGACGGCCCCGTTCTCGATAAGTCGCTGACCCGCTTCTATGTCGATTTTGACTGGGCCGGCCAGGAACTGCTGATCCAGTCCCGCGCCATGGATTCCACCGGCTATGTCCAGCCGACCAAGGACGAGCTGCGCAAGGTGCGCGGCGTCAATTCCATCTACCACAATAACGGCATTCAGACCTGGCTCGTCCGGGCGAATGGGGAGACCGAGAATGTCGAGATCGCCTAA